In Ruminococcaceae bacterium BL-6, a genomic segment contains:
- a CDS encoding Methylenetetrahydrofolate reductase, which produces MYISHLYQKNATVLSFEVFPPKKDSDIESIDGVLKDFADLHPDFMSVTYGAGGSAQTVSRSKKLADKIENTFHIPALFHLTCIGADKKRLRELLLQLRQMKIQNILALRGDFPGDGSGTGDYTHACDLIRQIKEEGGFCVGAACYPEGHIDCESPELDREYLKRKQEAGADFFISQLFFENRYFFRFLNDARKSGITVPISAGIMPILGRKQIERMIFMCGASLPGSIVKLLHRYGDNPADLRKAGIEYALRQAEDLIANGADGVHLYTMNHPDIARSAMWRFRREKTANHE; this is translated from the coding sequence TTGTATATCAGTCATCTTTATCAAAAAAATGCCACCGTACTGTCCTTTGAGGTTTTTCCGCCAAAAAAGGATTCGGATATCGAATCCATCGACGGCGTCCTGAAGGATTTCGCAGACCTTCATCCCGATTTTATGAGCGTGACCTACGGCGCGGGGGGATCGGCCCAGACGGTTTCGCGCTCCAAAAAACTGGCCGACAAAATAGAAAATACGTTCCATATTCCAGCCCTGTTCCACCTGACCTGCATCGGCGCGGACAAAAAGCGGCTCCGGGAGCTCCTTCTGCAGCTCAGGCAGATGAAGATCCAGAACATTCTGGCGCTGCGCGGGGATTTCCCCGGGGATGGAAGCGGGACCGGCGACTACACCCATGCCTGCGACCTGATCCGGCAGATCAAGGAAGAAGGCGGGTTCTGCGTTGGCGCGGCCTGCTATCCCGAAGGGCACATCGACTGCGAATCGCCGGAGCTCGACAGGGAATACCTGAAAAGGAAGCAGGAGGCCGGCGCGGATTTCTTCATCAGCCAGCTTTTCTTTGAGAACCGGTACTTTTTCCGCTTCCTGAACGACGCCCGGAAAAGCGGGATCACGGTTCCCATCTCGGCGGGCATCATGCCGATTCTGGGCAGAAAACAGATCGAGCGCATGATCTTTATGTGCGGGGCTTCCCTTCCGGGCAGCATCGTGAAGCTTCTGCACCGGTACGGCGACAATCCCGCCGACCTGCGCAAGGCGGGGATCGAATACGCTTTGCGCCAGGCCGAGGACCTGATCGCGAACGGGGCGGACGGCGTCCATCTTTACACCATGAACCATCCGGATATCGCCCGGAGCGCGATGTGGCGGTTCCGCAGGGAGAAAACGGCAAACCATGAATAG
- a CDS encoding Methionine synthase, producing the protein MNRASIRLTRDELSRQEILRYLGYRGQEVGPELSERFDRAIDGCLAHIRPVYVWREFPLEFQPDGMLVSGTNVRLTGNGILRHLNGAKMAALLAATLGAEAERYLRALEHTDMTGALIADAVCTECVEKTCDRAGEEIRAFAVRGGYSVNSRFSPGYGDLPLEIQPEFLSALDSMKAIGLTCSSSFLLIPRKSVTAVIGFFAGEREAEKEPPCASCNLRQNCIYRKAGTSCGHQETDR; encoded by the coding sequence ATGAATAGGGCATCCATACGGCTGACCCGGGATGAGCTCTCCCGGCAGGAGATCCTCCGCTATCTGGGGTACCGCGGGCAGGAGGTCGGCCCGGAGCTTTCCGAGCGCTTCGACCGCGCGATCGACGGCTGCCTTGCCCATATCCGGCCCGTGTATGTGTGGCGGGAATTCCCGCTGGAATTTCAGCCGGATGGGATGCTGGTTTCCGGCACGAACGTCAGGCTGACGGGAAACGGCATCCTCCGCCACCTGAACGGGGCGAAGATGGCGGCCCTTCTCGCCGCCACGCTCGGCGCGGAAGCGGAGCGGTATCTCCGCGCGCTGGAGCACACGGATATGACCGGCGCGCTGATCGCGGACGCGGTATGCACGGAATGCGTGGAAAAGACCTGCGACAGGGCCGGGGAGGAGATCCGGGCGTTCGCCGTTCGGGGCGGATATTCGGTGAACTCCCGGTTCAGCCCGGGCTACGGCGACCTTCCGCTGGAAATCCAGCCGGAATTTCTGAGCGCCCTGGACAGCATGAAGGCGATCGGGCTCACCTGCAGCAGCAGCTTTCTGCTGATTCCGCGCAAGTCCGTCACCGCCGTCATCGGATTTTTCGCCGGGGAGCGGGAAGCGGAAAAGGAGCCGCCGTGCGCTTCCTGCAATCTGCGGCAGAATTGCATCTATCGAAAGGCAGGCACCAGCTGTGGACATCAAGAAACTGACCGATAA
- a CDS encoding 5-methyltetrahydrofolate--homocysteine methyltransferase, with product MDIKKLTDKGILLFDGAMGTMLQKRGLPTGGLPELYNLSHPQVVTEIHREYVRAGARVVTTNTFQANPLKIPEESGVEAVIDAGVRLAAASGAPFVALDVGPLGQLMAPMGTVSFEQAYEIFRRQAVQGEKSGADCIIMETFSDLLEIKTAVLAAKENTGLPVLCTMTYQEDLRTFLGTDPVTATLTLQSLGVDAVGVNCSLGPDELMPAVERILAYAKIPVIVQPNAGLPQLVDGETVYAITPEHFCGSVEKMVEKGVRIVGGCCGTTPGFTRLLGEMIKGRLPARTHPAAVTAACSGMRTVIFDGNVTVIGERINPTGKKRLQQALRGGQMDYIVGEAIDQAEAGSDLLDINVGLPDIDEPKMIRDVIREVQSVVPLPLQLDSSDVRAIEAGARCYNGRPVINSANGKRESMDAVFPIVKKYGALVVCLALDENGIPPTAEGRYAIAEKLLENALRHGIPKEDILIDCLVLTASAQQAQVKETLRAIQMVKSRLGLKTVLGVSNVSFGLPARQILNATFLAAAFGAGLDAPILNPLSAAYMQAVDAYRVLANFDRDAGVFVKKYASAVPAAAVSVKKTAPAAPEAAGNSLSQMIVQGRKDETAPRVKSLLEEGKKPLELIDGEFIPALNAVGQKFEKKELFLPQLMQAAEAVKNGFAVIREFMEKSGGAEQTKGDILLATVQGDIHDIGKNIVKMLLENYGYHVIDLGRDVPIQTVVDTIREKHIRLAGLSALMTTTVKSMKDTISAVKAAGLSCVFLVGGAVLNEDYREFVGADYYAKDAMESVEIANRFFGYTK from the coding sequence GTGGACATCAAGAAACTGACCGATAAGGGCATCCTCCTGTTCGACGGGGCCATGGGGACGATGCTTCAGAAAAGAGGGCTCCCCACGGGCGGCCTGCCCGAGCTTTACAATCTTTCCCACCCGCAGGTGGTCACCGAAATCCACCGCGAGTACGTGCGGGCGGGGGCGCGGGTCGTCACGACGAACACGTTTCAGGCGAATCCGCTCAAAATCCCGGAGGAATCCGGCGTGGAAGCGGTCATCGACGCGGGCGTCAGGCTTGCGGCCGCTTCGGGCGCCCCGTTCGTCGCGCTGGACGTCGGCCCGCTGGGGCAGCTCATGGCGCCGATGGGTACGGTCAGCTTCGAGCAGGCCTACGAAATTTTCCGCCGGCAGGCGGTGCAGGGAGAAAAATCCGGCGCCGACTGCATCATTATGGAGACGTTCTCCGACCTTCTGGAAATCAAGACCGCCGTTCTGGCGGCAAAGGAAAACACCGGCCTTCCGGTTCTGTGCACCATGACCTATCAGGAGGACCTGCGGACCTTTCTCGGGACCGACCCCGTCACCGCCACGCTGACGCTGCAAAGCCTGGGTGTCGACGCGGTGGGGGTGAACTGCTCGCTCGGGCCGGATGAGCTGATGCCCGCGGTGGAGCGGATTTTGGCCTATGCGAAGATCCCGGTGATCGTGCAGCCGAACGCCGGCCTGCCGCAGCTGGTGGACGGGGAGACCGTCTATGCCATCACGCCGGAGCATTTCTGCGGCTCGGTGGAAAAAATGGTCGAAAAGGGCGTGCGCATCGTGGGCGGCTGCTGCGGAACGACGCCGGGGTTTACCCGCCTGCTCGGAGAGATGATCAAGGGAAGGCTTCCCGCCCGAACGCATCCCGCCGCGGTGACCGCCGCCTGCTCGGGCATGAGGACGGTGATCTTCGACGGCAACGTCACCGTTATCGGCGAGCGCATCAACCCCACCGGGAAAAAACGCCTGCAGCAGGCGCTGCGCGGCGGGCAGATGGACTACATCGTCGGCGAGGCGATCGACCAGGCCGAGGCGGGCAGCGATCTGCTCGACATCAACGTCGGCCTGCCCGACATCGACGAGCCGAAAATGATCCGCGACGTCATCCGCGAGGTGCAGAGCGTCGTGCCGCTTCCGCTTCAGCTTGACAGCTCCGACGTGCGCGCGATCGAGGCGGGCGCGCGCTGCTACAACGGAAGGCCGGTGATCAACTCGGCGAACGGAAAGCGGGAAAGCATGGATGCCGTTTTCCCCATCGTAAAAAAATACGGCGCGCTCGTCGTCTGCCTGGCTTTGGATGAGAACGGGATTCCCCCTACGGCGGAGGGCCGGTACGCGATCGCGGAAAAGCTGCTGGAAAACGCGCTGCGGCATGGGATCCCGAAAGAGGACATCCTGATCGACTGCCTGGTGCTCACCGCATCGGCGCAGCAGGCGCAGGTGAAAGAGACCCTGAGGGCGATCCAGATGGTGAAAAGCCGGCTGGGGCTGAAGACCGTTCTGGGCGTCAGCAACGTTTCGTTCGGGCTTCCCGCCCGGCAGATCCTGAACGCCACGTTTCTCGCGGCCGCGTTCGGGGCGGGGCTGGACGCGCCGATCCTGAACCCCCTTTCCGCCGCTTATATGCAGGCGGTGGATGCCTACCGTGTTCTGGCAAATTTCGACAGGGACGCCGGCGTTTTCGTGAAGAAATACGCTTCGGCGGTGCCCGCCGCGGCCGTGTCGGTGAAAAAAACGGCTCCGGCGGCCCCGGAAGCCGCGGGGAACAGCCTTTCCCAGATGATCGTCCAGGGCAGGAAGGACGAAACCGCCCCTAGGGTGAAGAGCCTGCTGGAAGAAGGGAAAAAGCCGCTGGAGCTGATCGACGGGGAGTTTATTCCGGCGCTGAACGCGGTCGGTCAAAAATTTGAGAAGAAGGAGCTTTTTCTTCCCCAGCTGATGCAGGCGGCGGAGGCGGTGAAGAACGGGTTTGCCGTCATCAGGGAATTTATGGAAAAATCTGGCGGCGCGGAGCAGACAAAAGGGGATATCCTTCTGGCTACCGTGCAGGGGGACATCCATGACATCGGGAAAAATATCGTCAAGATGCTTCTGGAAAATTACGGGTACCATGTGATCGATCTCGGCCGCGACGTCCCGATCCAGACCGTGGTCGACACGATCCGGGAAAAGCACATCCGCCTGGCGGGGCTCAGCGCGCTGATGACGACGACCGTAAAAAGCATGAAGGACACGATCTCCGCCGTGAAGGCGGCCGGGCTTTCGTGCGTGTTCCTGGTCGGCGGGGCCGTTCTGAACGAGGATTACCGCGAATTTGTCGGCGCGGATTATTACGCGAAGGACGCGATGGAAAGCGTGGAAATCGCGAACCGGTTTTTCGGGTACACGAAGTAG